Proteins from one Ardenticatena maritima genomic window:
- a CDS encoding NAD(P)/FAD-dependent oxidoreductase, whose amino-acid sequence MNAQHDVAIIGGGPAGVAAATYLLNARFNVALFAPESGGKLSYRFALRGIPHVETVWGAELVHQFQAYVNAHLGRSDPRFVERVEHVPPIFRLHLSEGEPVTARAVLVATGASPQKLFVPGEDEFWGRGVSYSAISHAPFFHGRDVAVVGQGERALYAAIELAHLAHKVYLIASNDTWSQHPLAAVVQKLPNVTIFTHWTVERIVGDQFVTGIELANNLGAARHLDVEGVFIILGVRPNSDMVRDLVECDENGHIIVDKQGRASVPGVFAAGDVTDTYIEQVPIALGEGIKAAISIWRYLATQV is encoded by the coding sequence TTGAACGCACAACACGATGTCGCGATTATCGGCGGCGGACCGGCAGGGGTAGCCGCCGCCACTTACTTGCTCAACGCGCGTTTCAATGTGGCGCTGTTTGCGCCTGAAAGCGGAGGCAAGCTCTCGTACCGTTTTGCACTGCGTGGTATCCCGCATGTTGAAACGGTCTGGGGGGCTGAACTGGTGCACCAGTTTCAAGCCTATGTGAACGCCCACCTTGGGCGCTCCGACCCGCGCTTTGTTGAGCGCGTGGAACATGTACCGCCCATCTTTCGCTTGCACCTCAGCGAAGGCGAGCCGGTCACAGCGCGGGCGGTGTTGGTCGCCACAGGGGCAAGCCCGCAAAAACTGTTTGTGCCCGGCGAAGATGAGTTTTGGGGACGCGGCGTTTCGTATTCGGCGATTAGCCATGCCCCCTTCTTCCATGGGCGCGATGTCGCCGTCGTGGGGCAGGGCGAGCGGGCGCTCTACGCCGCCATCGAGCTCGCCCACCTGGCGCACAAGGTGTATCTCATCGCCAGCAATGACACATGGTCGCAACACCCTCTGGCGGCGGTCGTGCAAAAATTGCCCAACGTCACCATCTTCACCCACTGGACGGTCGAGCGGATTGTGGGCGACCAATTCGTCACAGGGATTGAACTGGCAAACAACCTTGGCGCGGCACGCCATCTTGATGTGGAAGGGGTGTTTATCATTCTCGGTGTACGCCCCAACAGCGATATGGTGCGCGACTTGGTGGAGTGCGACGAGAATGGTCATATCATCGTGGATAAACAAGGGCGCGCGAGCGTGCCGGGCGTCTTTGCCGCGGGTGATGTGACGGATACCTACATTGAACAAGTGCCTATTGCGCTGGGCGAAGGAATCAAAGCCGCCATCAGCATTTGGCGGTATCTGGCAACACAGGTCTGA